One window from the genome of Helicobacteraceae bacterium encodes:
- the cas5c gene encoding type I-C CRISPR-associated protein Cas5c translates to MNNWRIEVWGDYACFTRPEMKVERVSYDVMTPSAARAIFDAILWKPAISWQITKIEVLNPIQWVSARRNEVGKIATAPTGIFIEDHRQQRAGLFLKDVRYRIHGRFDFIPPEKRKQTQTKTEADNADESEAKYAAMFERRARKGQCFHRPYLGCREFACYFRLVEGDVAPITETINPDRDLGWMLYDMNYANPSNPTPEFFHARLKNNAINTDRQTLEIKS, encoded by the coding sequence ATGAACAATTGGCGCATCGAGGTATGGGGCGATTACGCTTGTTTTACCAGACCGGAGATGAAGGTTGAACGGGTAAGTTACGACGTTATGACTCCTTCCGCCGCCAGAGCGATCTTTGACGCGATTTTGTGGAAGCCGGCGATTAGTTGGCAAATTACGAAAATTGAGGTGTTAAATCCTATACAATGGGTAAGCGCGCGTCGTAACGAGGTGGGGAAAATCGCAACCGCTCCGACGGGCATTTTTATTGAAGATCATCGACAGCAGAGAGCGGGACTTTTTCTTAAAGACGTTCGATACCGCATTCACGGGCGATTTGACTTTATTCCGCCGGAAAAACGCAAACAAACGCAAACAAAAACAGAGGCGGATAACGCCGACGAAAGCGAGGCAAAATACGCCGCGATGTTTGAACGGCGGGCAAGAAAAGGGCAATGTTTTCACCGACCGTATTTAGGATGCAGAGAGTTTGCCTGCTATTTTCGTTTGGTTGAAGGAGACGTCGCGCCGATAACGGAAACGATAAATCCCGATCGCGATTTAGGTTGGATGCTATACGATATGAATTATGCCAACCCGTCCAACCCAACGCCGGAATTTTTTCACGCGCGTCTTAAAAATAACGCGATTAATACGGATAGGCAAACGCTGGAGATAAAATCATGA
- the cas3 gene encoding CRISPR-associated helicase Cas3' → MDYIAHVKRLENDEWDEPQLLSEHLQKTAELAAKFAEDFDSSEWAYALGMMHDAGKGAPEWQNYLRSKSGYDEEASSEAILGKVKHSGAGAKLAEELFGVLPGRFLSYAIAGHHTGLPDFGGSQSSLAFQLQHTDTEKIASEFKNAAPSMRSVKPPWRFALKGLDLSLWIRMLFSCLIDADRLNTEEYMNPDKSAIRNKYLPITELISKFDIYMDAKTKKESVCSSDRVYQARQQVLSDCLAAADMQPGFFSLTVPTGGGKTLSSMAFALRHANKFGKKRIIYVIPYTSIIEQNAKVFRDIFGPDEIVEHHANLDDEDSSVKSRLATENWDAPIIVTTNVQFFESLFASKTSRCRKLHNIANSVVILDEAQLVPSEFLEPILATMQLLVERYKVTFVICTATQPAFERRDDFPEFPGLQKGSIREIIQDAPSLYKNLERVKVEIRDDSTNDWNDLAAELALYDQVLCIVSDRKSCRELHAAMPAGTYHLSALMCAEHRSRIIAEIKEKLAKRETIRVISTQLIEAGVDIDFTTVYRAKAGLDSIAQAAGRCNREGKLNEEGKLGKVVIFNGVRKAPAGILRKASESAESVMTGKTDPIDQSLFAAYFANLYWKINSLDKNDIMKLLKPDDKCEIQFRSAAEAFKIIDDAKHKTILVRYGEGGELIDSLKRAKVSDKGFEIKTLRKLQRYAITIYNNQFAALEVQGSLEEVIPGVFALNNDVKYDKNVGLLIDEASNDPSDYMVGS, encoded by the coding sequence GTGGATTACATAGCCCATGTTAAGCGGTTGGAAAATGACGAATGGGACGAGCCGCAGTTGTTGAGCGAACACCTACAAAAGACGGCGGAGCTAGCCGCAAAGTTCGCCGAAGATTTTGATTCTTCCGAATGGGCTTACGCGCTTGGTATGATGCACGACGCAGGAAAGGGCGCGCCCGAATGGCAAAACTACCTTAGGTCTAAAAGCGGCTATGACGAGGAGGCTTCTTCTGAAGCCATTCTTGGCAAGGTTAAACACTCCGGAGCGGGCGCAAAGCTTGCCGAAGAGCTTTTCGGCGTGTTGCCAGGTAGGTTTTTATCTTACGCTATTGCGGGTCATCATACGGGTTTGCCCGATTTTGGCGGCTCGCAAAGCTCGTTGGCGTTTCAGCTACAACATACAGATACAGAAAAAATAGCGAGCGAATTTAAGAACGCGGCGCCTTCTATGCGTTCCGTAAAACCGCCGTGGCGTTTTGCTTTGAAAGGACTCGATCTCTCCCTGTGGATTCGTATGCTGTTTTCTTGTCTGATCGACGCGGATCGCTTAAATACGGAAGAGTATATGAATCCGGATAAAAGCGCGATACGCAACAAATACCTTCCAATAACCGAATTGATAAGCAAGTTTGATATTTATATGGACGCAAAAACGAAAAAAGAGAGCGTATGCTCGAGCGATCGCGTCTATCAGGCAAGACAACAAGTTTTATCGGATTGTTTAGCGGCGGCGGATATGCAACCAGGTTTCTTTTCGCTAACCGTCCCAACGGGCGGCGGCAAAACGCTTTCTAGTATGGCGTTCGCGTTGCGCCACGCGAATAAATTCGGTAAAAAGCGAATCATTTACGTTATTCCCTATACGAGCATTATCGAGCAAAACGCCAAAGTATTCCGCGATATTTTCGGTCCAGACGAGATCGTAGAACACCACGCAAATCTTGATGACGAAGATTCGTCCGTTAAATCTAGACTCGCGACCGAGAATTGGGACGCGCCAATAATCGTCACGACCAACGTTCAGTTTTTTGAATCTCTCTTTGCGTCCAAAACAAGCCGTTGTCGAAAACTGCATAATATTGCCAATAGCGTAGTGATTCTCGACGAGGCGCAGTTAGTTCCGTCAGAGTTTTTGGAACCGATTCTAGCGACAATGCAACTACTAGTAGAGCGCTATAAGGTTACTTTTGTGATCTGCACCGCCACTCAACCGGCGTTTGAGCGCCGCGACGATTTTCCCGAATTTCCCGGTTTGCAGAAAGGTTCGATCAGAGAGATAATACAAGACGCGCCAAGTCTATACAAAAATTTAGAGCGGGTTAAGGTAGAGATTAGAGACGATTCCACAAACGACTGGAATGATCTCGCCGCCGAATTAGCGCTTTACGATCAGGTTTTATGTATAGTTTCCGATCGTAAAAGTTGCCGCGAATTACACGCGGCTATGCCTGCGGGAACTTATCATCTATCCGCGCTTATGTGCGCCGAACACCGAAGCCGTATAATCGCCGAGATTAAAGAAAAGTTAGCTAAACGAGAGACAATAAGAGTTATAAGCACTCAACTTATCGAGGCGGGCGTCGATATAGACTTTACTACGGTGTATCGCGCCAAAGCGGGTCTTGATTCCATAGCGCAAGCCGCGGGACGGTGTAATCGAGAAGGAAAACTTAACGAAGAGGGCAAGTTGGGAAAGGTGGTGATTTTTAACGGCGTTCGAAAAGCTCCCGCAGGCATACTTAGAAAAGCGAGCGAGAGCGCCGAATCAGTTATGACAGGCAAAACCGATCCGATCGATCAGAGCCTTTTTGCCGCTTATTTTGCCAATCTGTATTGGAAAATAAACTCGTTAGACAAAAATGACATTATGAAACTACTAAAACCAGACGATAAATGCGAGATACAGTTTAGAAGCGCCGCCGAAGCGTTTAAGATAATCGACGACGCGAAACATAAAACAATACTGGTTCGTTACGGAGAAGGAGGCGAACTGATCGACTCGTTAAAGAGGGCAAAGGTATCGGATAAAGGTTTTGAGATAAAGACGCTACGCAAATTGCAACGATACGCTATTACGATCTACAATAATCAATTCGCCGCGTTAGAAGTTCAAGGCTCTTTGGAAGAGGTTATTCCGGGCGTTTTCGCTCTAAATAACGACGTCAAATACGATAAGAACGTAGGCTTGCTTATCGACGAAGCGTCCAACGATCCGTCTGATTATATGGTAGGGAGTTAG
- the purB gene encoding adenylosuccinate lyase codes for MVERYAADEMKRLWSAEAKYAAWLEAEKAGVRAWNKLGLISDGDCEKICANAKFNVARIDEIEKTTKHDVIAFLTSISESLGEESRFVHYAMTSSDTIDTANALLMRDSLKIVIKDAEALAKAIKTRAIEHKSTLTIGRSHGVHGEPIAFGLTLAIWYEELRRHIENLRQTLKVVAVGKFSGAMGSFAHAPIEFEELACGFLDLECARVSNQIIQRDRYARLACALALLASSIEKFALQVRHWQRTEVYEAEEYFSEGQKGSSAMPHKRNPVLSENVCGLARIVRSFAIPAMESVALWHERDISHSSAERFWLADSFITIDFMLRRFTGVISKLLIYPQNMMKNLELTGGLAFSQRVLLELPKAGLSREAAYAIAQRNAMKVWKALQEGKAAKNERGESLYLQYLLQEGELVSAIGEAKIRECFDYGYYLRNIDAIFKRVFE; via the coding sequence ATGGTGGAAAGATACGCCGCGGACGAGATGAAACGGCTTTGGAGCGCGGAGGCGAAATACGCCGCGTGGCTGGAAGCGGAAAAGGCGGGCGTTCGCGCTTGGAATAAACTAGGGCTGATTAGCGACGGCGATTGCGAAAAGATATGCGCCAACGCGAAGTTTAACGTAGCGCGTATCGACGAGATCGAAAAGACGACCAAACACGACGTGATCGCCTTTTTGACAAGCATTTCGGAGAGTCTGGGCGAGGAAAGTCGTTTTGTGCATTACGCGATGACCAGCTCCGATACGATCGACACGGCTAACGCATTGCTTATGCGCGATTCGCTTAAAATCGTTATCAAGGACGCGGAGGCTTTGGCGAAGGCGATCAAAACGCGCGCGATCGAACATAAATCGACGCTAACGATCGGGCGAAGCCACGGCGTTCACGGCGAACCGATCGCATTCGGATTGACGCTCGCGATCTGGTATGAGGAGTTGCGCCGCCATATTGAAAATCTAAGGCAAACGCTGAAAGTGGTCGCCGTCGGCAAGTTCAGCGGCGCGATGGGGAGCTTCGCGCACGCGCCAATCGAGTTTGAAGAGCTTGCGTGCGGATTTTTGGACCTCGAATGCGCGCGCGTTTCTAACCAGATCATTCAGCGCGATCGCTACGCGCGTCTTGCCTGCGCGCTCGCTTTGCTCGCAAGCTCGATCGAAAAATTCGCTCTTCAAGTTCGCCATTGGCAGCGCACGGAGGTGTATGAAGCAGAAGAGTATTTCAGCGAAGGGCAGAAAGGCAGCAGCGCCATGCCACACAAGCGTAATCCCGTGTTAAGCGAAAACGTCTGCGGTTTAGCGCGCATCGTCCGCTCGTTCGCGATCCCCGCTATGGAGAGCGTGGCGTTGTGGCACGAGCGGGATATTTCGCACAGCTCCGCCGAGCGCTTTTGGCTTGCCGATAGCTTTATCACGATCGACTTTATGTTGCGGCGTTTCACGGGCGTTATCTCGAAATTGCTGATCTATCCGCAAAATATGATGAAAAACCTAGAACTTACGGGCGGGCTGGCGTTTAGTCAGCGCGTATTGCTTGAATTGCCCAAAGCGGGGCTTTCGCGCGAGGCGGCTTACGCGATCGCGCAACGAAACGCGATGAAAGTTTGGAAAGCGTTGCAAGAAGGAAAAGCGGCTAAGAACGAGCGCGGCGAATCGCTGTATCTACAATATCTGCTGCAAGAGGGCGAACTTGTTTCGGCGATCGGCGAGGCGAAAATACGCGAATGTTTTGATTACGGCTACTATTTGCGCAATATCGACGCTATTTTTAAGCGGGTCTTTGAATAG